ACGGCGGTTTCGGCGGCGTCCACCAGAAATTGCTGGATGCCCTGGGTGAGCGGGTCGGTGCGGCAAACTGACGCGATATGCCGGCTTCCATCCTCTATCTGCACGGATTCCGCTCGTCGCCGCGCTCGTTCAAGGCGCAGCTGCTGGGCCAGCGGATGGCCGCTGTCGGGCTGGCGCATGCCTACGCGTGTCCGATGCTGCCCGTCTCGCCTCGCCAGGCGATGGCCGAGATCGAGGCGCTGATCGCGGACCTGTCCAGCCGGGATGGCGTCGCTCCCGCCCTGATCGGCTCTTCGCTGGGCGGCTACTACGCCACCTGGCTGGCCGAACGCCATGGCCTGCGCGCCGCCATGCTGAACCCCGCCACACGCCCCGACCGTGACCTCGCCAAGTACGTCGGTGAACAACCGCTGTGGCACGGCGGCGGCACCATCCGGGTCGAACCGCACCACCTGGATGAGTTGCACGCGCTGGCGGTCACGGCCATTACGCAGCCCGAGCGCTACTACTTGCTGGCTGCCACCGGCGATGAAGTGCTCGACTACCGCGAGATGCTCGCCCACTTTCCGGGCGCTGCCACCCGCGTCATCGACGGCGGCGACCACGGCATCAGCGATTTCGCCCGCTATATGGACGAAGTGCTGGTCTTCTGCGGCGTTCCGGCCGGATTATTGGCCGCCCATCCTTTCGACCGCCAGGCCGGCGCATGAGCGGGGCCGCCATGTCGTACCCGCGCAGTCCGTGGCGCGGGGCCTTGCCGCCCATGGCCGTGTATGGCCGGCATTGGGCGCGCTGGGCGGTCGGCGTGAATTCACTGACGGCGCGGCTGCGTGCGGCATCGTCTTCGTTTCGTGTCGAACTGCTCGGCCAGGGGCGAGCCCTGCCGCTGCGCGACGAGTGGCGGTGCCTGGGCTTGCCCCGCGCCGCCGAGACGCTGGCGCGCGAGGTGCTGCTGATCTGCGACGAGGCGCCGGTGGTCTACGCGCATACGATCGTGCATCCGCGCAGCGTGGCGGCAGACTGGCCGTTCCTGAGGGCGCTCGGCACTCAGCCGCTCGGGCATGCGCTGTTCGCCGACCCGCGCGTTGCCCGGGGGGCCTTCGAATTCGCCCTGCTGGATGGCCGGCATCCGCTGGTCAAACGGGCCCACGCAGCGCTGGGCGGCACGCTGCCGGGCGCCATGGCGCGGCTGCCGGCGCGCCGTTCAGTGTTCCGCCGCGGCGTTAGCGCGATGCTGGTGACGGAAGTGTTCTTGCCGGCACTGGCGGTGTTCGACCCGCCGCCCATGATGTGATGCGGGCGATCGGGCGGGCCGGATGGCCGTCCGGTGCGGTATCATCGCCCCCGTCTTTTGTCGTTGCGGCGCAGGCCGGTTCCATCCGGGGCGCGCGGCGATTCCACCCATTCTTGGCGGCGTTCGGGCCGCGATCCAGACGATTCCATGCAGTTGCTGTTTGAAGAAGGCGGCGAGATCCGCGCAGGCACCGTCTTGTCCCAGCAGGGCGAGGCCTATCAGGTCGAATTGCCGAGCGCCAAGCGCGCCAAGGTCAAGTCGCGTGATGTGCTGCTGCAGTTCGCCCAGCCGTCGGCCGGTGAACTGGCGCAGGCCGCGCAGGCGCTGTCGTCGGAGATCGACCTGGATTTCCTGTGGGAATGCGCGCCCGCCGAGGAGTTCGGCTTCACCGATCTGGCCGGCGAGTACTTCGGCACCGACGCCGATGCCACGCAGCAAGCGGCGCTTGCGATCGCGCTGCACGGCTCGCCTGTCTATTTCCGCCGCAAGGGCCGGGGCCGCTACCAGCGGGCGCCCGAAGACCAGCTCAAGGCGGCGCTCGCCGGGCTGGAGCGCAAGAAGCAGCAGGCCGCGCAGCAGGCCGCCTACGAAGCCGAGCTGAAGGCCATGCGCCTGCCCGAAGCCTTCCGCGGCAAGGCGCTGCAGCTGCTGTTCAAGCCCGACAAGAACAGCATCGAATTCAAGGCGTTCGATGCCGCGTGCACGGCGCTCGGGATGTCGCCGATGCGGCTGATGGTGGCGGTCGGCGGCATCGCCAATGCGCGTGCGCTGCACGAGGCGCGTTTCCTGTCGGAGTGTTTCCCGAAAGGCATCGGCTTTCCCGACGTGACGGTACCGGAGCCGGCGCTCGACCTGCCGGTCGCCGACGTGCGCGCCTTCTCCATCGACGACGTGACCACCACGGAAATCGACGATGCGATTTCGGTCACGCCGCTTGATGCGGCCACAGTGCGTATCGGCATCCACATCGCGGCGCCCGGTTTCGGCATCCAGCGCGGCGAAGCGCTGGACGCGATCGCGCGCCAGCGGCTGTCCACCGTGTATTTCCCCGGCGACAAGATCACCATGCTGCCGGAGTCGGTGGTGGATCGCTACACGCTGCAGGAAGGGCGCGCGTGCCCGGCGCTGTCGCTGTATGTGACGGTCGATCGCGCCACCTGGGCGGTGAGCGCCAGCGAAACGCGCTGCGAGATCGTGACGGTGGCGGCCAACCTGCGCCACAACCTGCTGGACGAGATCGTCACCGCCGAGGCGCTGGCTGCCGGCACCGGCGATTACCCGTTCAAGGACGAACTCGCCGTCCTGTGGCCCTTCGCGGGCGCGCTGTACGATGCCCGCCAGCAGGCACGCATCGCCAGCGGCCTGAAGCCGGAAGGCGCGCAGAAGGGCGACTACAGCTTCTACCTGGACCCGATCCCCGAAGCCGAGGGCGGCGGCGAGCGCATCCGCATCGAGCAGCGCAAGCGCGGCTCGCCGCTGGACAAGATCGTCGCCGAGCTGATGATTCTCGCCAACAGCACCTGGGGCCGCATGCTGGCCGATGCCGGCGTGCCGGGCATCTACCGCACGCAGAAGGCGTGGGGCATGCACCGCACGCGCATGCAGACCTACCCGGCGCCGCACGAGGGGCTGGGCGTGGCGCAATACGCGTGGAGCACCTCGCCGCTGCGCCGCTACGTTGATCTGGTCAACCAGTGGCAGATCGCGGCGGTGGCGCAGCACGGCGTGATGGCCAAGCTGGTCGCGCCCTTCAAGCCGAAGGATGCCGACCTGCTCGCCGCCGTGGCCGACTTCGAGGCCACGTATGCCGCCTACGCTGCGCACCAGTCGACCATGGAGCGCTACTGGTGCCTGCGCTGGCTCAAGCAGGAAGCGCGCACCCGCACGCAGGCCGTGGTGCTGAAGGAAGGCATGGTGCGCTTCGCCGAGATCCCGCTGATGACCCGGGTGCCGGAACTGGCGCAGACCGCGCGCGGCACGCACGTCGTGCTCGACGTGCTGGAGATCGACGAGATCGGCCTGGAAGTGTCGTGCCGCGTGGTCGAGGTGCTTGCCCCGGCAGCGGATGCCGAGGTGGAGGCCGCCGCGCTGGAGGACGAGCTGGCGCAAGCCGAAGCGGAAGCGCCGGCCGAACCCCAGCCGGCCGCCGATGGAGAAGAAATCCGCGCCGAGACCGGCGATGCTGTGGCGCCGCCGCAGCAGGACGATGGAACGTCTGCCGCCAGCTAACTACAATCGCAGTCTGACGTTTTCACGCCTTCGCACGACCCGCAACACCCAGGAAGACCCGCCCCATGGCCGCCCTCGCAAACCGTCCGGATTGGTCCGGCAGCAGCACGCTTACCAAGGCACTGGTGGCGTCGCTTTTCTTGCATGTCTTGCTGCTCTTCGTGCGCGTGGTCGCGCCCGAGGCATTCGATATCAAGCGCGACGATCCGGGGCTGGACGTGGTGCTGGTCAACGCCAAGTCGTCCACCGCGCCGGCCAAGCCCACCGCCGTGGCACAGGTCAATCTCAATGGCGGCGGCGAATATGACCGGCAGCGCGCCACCACCCCGCTGCCCGCCGAAACCGAGCAGCAGACCGGCGACGTCATCAAGCTGACGCAGCGTCGCATCGAATACCTGGAAGAGGAACAGCGTCGCCTGCTGACGCAGTCGCGCAGCCCCGCGCCGCTGGTCAATGCCCACACGGTCAAGCCCGGCGAGCAGCCGCAGCCGTCGCCCACCAACGGCACCGACGATCGCACCACCCAGGACGAGATCGCCCGCCTGCAGGCCGAGATCGATCGCAACCTCGAAAACTACGCCAAGCGCCCGCGCCGCAACGTGCTGACCGCGGCCAGCGCGCGGCAGGCCGATTACGCCCGCTATTACGACGCCGTTCGCCGCAAGATCGAGACGCACGGCACGGCCAACTTCCCCAGCCTGAACGGCCGGCCGCTCTACGGCGAACTGATCATCGTGATCAGCGTCAACCGCGACGGCCAGCTCGGCTACAACCAGGACGGCTACAAGATCGAAGGCATCGAAGTGGCCAAGAGCTCGGGCAATCCGGCGCTGGATCGCCAGGCGGTGGCCATCGTGCGCTCGACCGCGCCGTTCGGCGCCTTCCCGGTCGAGATGCGCAAGCGCGTCGACATCCAGGACGTGGTCGCCACCTTCAAGTTCACCCGCGCCGGCCTGGAAACCCGCCTGCAGACCCGATGATATCGTTTGAACAGGCGGCCATTCTCGCGGCCGCCAGCGCCCCGCCAGTCGATCGCTACGGTGTGATCGGCAATCCGATCTCGCACAGCAAGTCGCCGGCCATCCATGCCGCCTTTGCGCAGCAGACCGGCCAGCTGATGCGCTATGAGCGCATCTATGCCGAGCTGATTGCCTTTGACGAGACCGTGTTCTCGTTCATCCGTGAGGGCGGGCGGGGGCTCAATGTGACGGTGCCGTTCAAGCTCGATGCGTACGCACTGGCGACCTCGCTGTCGCTGCGTGCGGAGTCGGCCGGCGCCGTCAACACCCTCAAGTTCGACGGCGATGCGATTTTCGGCGACAACACCGATGGCGTCGGCCTGATGCGCGACATCACGCACAACATCGGCAACCCGCTGGCGGGTGAGCGCGTGCTGCTGCTCGGCGCGGGCGGCGCGGCGCGCGGCATCCTGCTGCCGCTGCTGGAGCACAAGCCGTCGCGCGTGTTCATCGCCAATCGCACAGCCGATCGCGCCATCGGGCTGGTGCAGCGCTTCGAGGCAGCGGCCAAGCTGCACGAGGTCGAGCTGGTGGGCGGCGGCTTCGACGACCTGGCCGTCAGCGACGTCTTCGATGTCGTCATCAACGCGACCGCGGGCAGCCTGCAGGCCCAGGTGCCGCCCATCGAGCCGACCGTGTTCGGCCCCAACGCGCTGGCCTACGACATGATGTACGGCTCGCAGCCGACGGTGTTCATGCAGTTCGCCAAGCGGCATGGTGCCCGCGCGTGGGACGGCCTGGGCATGCTGGTGGAGCAGGCGGCGGAATCGTTCCTGGTCTGGCGCGGCATGCGCCCCGACACCGCCCCCGTGCTACAAGCCATGCGCGAGGGGCTGCAGGGCGAGGCGGCCGTGGCCGCGCGCGCGCATCAGCGCTGAGCGCCCGCAGCCCGCACCATGATGCGCTGGCTCGGCTACGTGATCGGCTGCTTTGCGGCGGGCGTGGTCGCGCTCAACCTGTATTTCTTCGCCGCCATCGCCAGTTGGCAGGTCTTCAATCCCGCCTCGTCGGCGTTCATGCGGGCCGAGCGGATGCGGCTGTGCGGTGCCAATCTCGTTACCTGCGGGATCGACCATCGCTGGGTGCCGTACGACCAGATCTCGCGCAACCTCAAGCGCGCCGTCATCGCCAGCGAGGACGCCGATTTCGTCTCGCATTCCGGCTGGGAAGTCGACGCCATGCTCGACGCCTGGGAAAAGAACAAGCGGCGCGGCCACGTGGTGGCGGGCGGCTCGACCATCACGCAGCAACTGGCCAAGAACCTGTTCCTCTCCGGCGAGCGCCATTACCTGCGCAAGGGCGAGGAGCTCGTCATCACGTGGATGCTGGAGTTCTGGCTCGACAAGGAGCGCATCCTGGAGATCTACCTGAATTCGGTGGAGTGGGGCGAGGGCGTCTTCGGCGCCGAGGCGGCGGCGCAGCATTACTTCAAACGGCCGGCATCGCAATTGACGGTGGGCCAGGCCGCGCGACTGGCCGCGGCGCTGCCGGCGCCCAAGTGCTTCGACAAGAAGCGCTACTGCGCCAATGTCCACATCAGTTTCACGCGCAAGGCGACGGTCATCGCCAACCGGATGGGCTCGGCGACCCTGCCGGACTGACCCGGCTCAGGCACGCGGGGGCTTCGTAAACCTGCACTCAGTTGCGGTTTCGGAGCGAGGTTGAAGGGGCCTGAAAGGTACAACTGTCCAACGCGCCTCACGCGAGGGGCGCGGGCTCCCCCAACCTTTCTTGCCGAGACAGTCATGTCCATCCAGATTGATCGCCCGAACAACCATTTCCAGACGCCCTCGACGTGGAATCACGATGCGGGTTCCAGTATCGATACCAGCCAGCTCCAGCGCGCAGTACAACTGCTCGACCAGGTCTTGCAGCAGCTCGAAGCGCGCAAGCTGTTCGGGAACATGCTGAACCAGCCGGGCGCCGACAACGCCGGCCAGAACCACGCTGGCGGCCACGGCGGCGGTCATCATGGCGGCTCGAACGGGTTCGGTGAAAACGGCCGCTTCGGTTCGCCGCACGCCAATTCGCCTGCGCAGCCGGACCTCGAACTGCCGGCCAACAAGCCCAACAACGGCAAGCACAACACTTCGGCTTCCACGCCGGACACGCAGACGGCGCCGTCTTCCACTTCGCCCACGACCGGCACGGCCCCGACGCCCACGTCCACCTCCGCGACCGAGGGCAAGGTGGCCTACGGCGTCAAGCCGCCCGAGCCGACCGGCGTGGTCGACGTCAGCAAGCCGATCGTCGTCAAGGCTGGCGAGACGTTCGACGGCGGCGGCAAGTACTACCGCCCGACCAAGGAGATGGGCGACGGTTCGCAGAACGAGCACCAGAAGCCGCTGTTCATTCTGGAGCCCGGCGCGACGCTCAAGAACGTGCAGTATTCCGGCGGCGACGGCATCCACCTGCTGGGCAGTGCCAAGCTGGACCGCGTCGTGAACCGCCAAGTGGGCGAAGATGCCATCACCATCGATGGCGCCAAGAACCGCGCGCATGATGCCAAGATCGCCGGGATCGATCCGGCGTCGATCCCCGGAGGAACGCCCAAAGTGGAGATCACCAACAGCGCCTTCTATGGCGCCAAGGATAAGCTCGCTCAGATCAACGGCGACGTTGACCTGCAGGTGAAAGGCATGTATGTCAACGGCGCCGGCAAGGTCTTCCGTACCAACGGTGGTGATACGCAGATTAAGGCGACGGTCAACGTCCAGGATTCGAATTTCCAGAACGTGTCGGAGGCGGTTTTCCGGACCGATTCCAAGTTCTCGACTGCGTCGTTCTCGGACGATGTGAAATCGGATGCGCCCTTCGATGGACTGGCTCCCGACAAGAGCCAAGTCACAGGCACCAACAAGGTGAGCTACAAGGCCTACTCGGGCTGATGCTGCCGCTGGAGCGGGCCGCGCCGCCGGGTGCGGCCTATTTCAGCCAGCCCTTGCGCCGGAAATACACCAGCGGGATCGCCGCCGACACGATCATCAGCACGATCGCATAGGGGTAGCCCTCCGCCCAGTCCAGCTCCGGCATCACCTTGAAGTTCATGCCGTAGATCGAGGCGATCAGGGTCGGCGGCATCAGCGCCACCGAGACCACCGAGAACAGCTTGATGATCTTGTTCTGGTTGATGTTGATGAAGCCGACCGTGGCGTCCATCAGGAAGTTGACCTTGTCGGACAGGAAGGCGGTGTGGTTCTCGATGGAGTCGATGTCGCGCAGCACCTGGCGCGCCTCGTCCTGCTGGTCGGGCGACAGCATCTGGCTGCGCAGCAGGAAGGACACCGCGCGGCGCGTGTCCATCACGTTGCGGCGGATGCGGCCGTTGAGGTCTTCCACGCGGGCGATGATCTCGAGCACGTCGGCGGCGGCCTGGTCGGTCACTTCGTCGGCCAGCACACGCTTGCTGGCGTCTTCCAGGCGTTCGTAGACTTCTTCGATCGAGTCGGCCGAGTATTCCGCGTCGGTGGCGTACAGGTCCATCAGCACGTCCTTGGCGTTGCGCACCGAGCCGGGCCGCAGCCGCGCCCGCATGCGCACCAGCCGGAACGCCGGCAGGTCTTCGTCGTGGATCGAGAAGAGCACGTCCTTGGTCAGCACGAAGGCCACGCGCACGTTGCGCGAGCTGGTCTCTTCGTCGAGCAGGAAGTCGGTGCGGATGTGGATGTGGCTGTCTTCGCCCTCGAAGTAGCGGGCGGAGGCCTCCAGGTCGCCCAGCTGTTCCAGCTCGGGCAGCACCACGCCGTAGGTGTCCTTGATCCAGGCCAGCTCTTCGTCGTCCGGATCGATCACGTCGATCCAGATCGGCTTGTGCTGCAGCAGTTCGTTGCGGTCCTCGACCTGTTCTTGCGCGAGACGGCCTTTTTGCACAACGAACAGGTTGATCATGCGGATGTCCTTGGAACTGGGGCGATCAGGCGGCTGGGTGCGCCAAAAACGCGCCGAGTGTAGCGTAAAGACGCAGCGGATTCAGCCGGAAACGGCGGATCGGCCGGCATGCGTGGGGTCCATGCGACGCCCAGGGAGATACCGCCGCAGCGGTGGCCGGCGGGTAAAATGCCAGCAAGCCATGCGGCAGCCCGCCGCGCCTCACTATTTCCCGACACCATGCGATTCACCGAACAATTGGCCGCCGCCTGGCAGCGCAACAATTCCCTGCTGTGCGTGGGGCTGGACCCGGACCCGGCGCGCCTGCCGGCGTCGCTGACCACCACGGGCGGGGCGATCTTCTCGTTCTGCCGCGCCATCGTCGACGCCACCGCCGACCTGGTCTGCGCGTTCAAGCCGCAGATCGCCTATTTCGCCTCGCAGCGCGCCGAAGACCAGCTCGAGCAGCTGATCGCATACATCCACGAGGCCTATCCCGGCATCCCCGTCATCCTCGACGCCAAGCGCGGCGACATCGGCTCCACCGCCGAGCACTATGCCAAGGAAGCCTTCGAGCGCTACCGGGCGGATGCCGTCACGGTCAGCCCCTACATGGGCTTCGACTCGATGCAGCCGTACCTGGTGCATCCCGACAAGGGCGTGATCGTGCTGTGCCGCACCTCCAACGCCGGCGGCAGTGACGTGCAGTTCCTCGAGACGAACGGTCGCCCGGTCTACCAGGTGGTGGCCGAGCGCGCCCGCGACGCGTGGAATACCAGCGGCCAGATGGGCCTGGTGGTGGGCGCGACCTTCCCGCAGGAAATCCGGCGGGTGCGCGAGATCGTCGGCGACATGCCGCTGCTGATCCCGGGCATCGGCGTCCAGGGCGGCGACATCGAGGCCACCGTGCGCGCCGGCCGCACCGCCGACGGCACCGGCATGATGATCAACTCGTCGCGCGCCATCCTGTACGCCAGCAGCGACAGCGATTTCGCCGATGCCGCCCGCGGTGTCGCGCAGGCCACGCGCGA
The sequence above is a segment of the Ralstonia nicotianae genome. Coding sequences within it:
- a CDS encoding ribonuclease catalytic domain-containing protein, coding for MQLLFEEGGEIRAGTVLSQQGEAYQVELPSAKRAKVKSRDVLLQFAQPSAGELAQAAQALSSEIDLDFLWECAPAEEFGFTDLAGEYFGTDADATQQAALAIALHGSPVYFRRKGRGRYQRAPEDQLKAALAGLERKKQQAAQQAAYEAELKAMRLPEAFRGKALQLLFKPDKNSIEFKAFDAACTALGMSPMRLMVAVGGIANARALHEARFLSECFPKGIGFPDVTVPEPALDLPVADVRAFSIDDVTTTEIDDAISVTPLDAATVRIGIHIAAPGFGIQRGEALDAIARQRLSTVYFPGDKITMLPESVVDRYTLQEGRACPALSLYVTVDRATWAVSASETRCEIVTVAANLRHNLLDEIVTAEALAAGTGDYPFKDELAVLWPFAGALYDARQQARIASGLKPEGAQKGDYSFYLDPIPEAEGGGERIRIEQRKRGSPLDKIVAELMILANSTWGRMLADAGVPGIYRTQKAWGMHRTRMQTYPAPHEGLGVAQYAWSTSPLRRYVDLVNQWQIAAVAQHGVMAKLVAPFKPKDADLLAAVADFEATYAAYAAHQSTMERYWCLRWLKQEARTRTQAVVLKEGMVRFAEIPLMTRVPELAQTARGTHVVLDVLEIDEIGLEVSCRVVEVLAPAADAEVEAAALEDELAQAEAEAPAEPQPAADGEEIRAETGDAVAPPQQDDGTSAAS
- the corA gene encoding magnesium/cobalt transporter CorA; its protein translation is MINLFVVQKGRLAQEQVEDRNELLQHKPIWIDVIDPDDEELAWIKDTYGVVLPELEQLGDLEASARYFEGEDSHIHIRTDFLLDEETSSRNVRVAFVLTKDVLFSIHDEDLPAFRLVRMRARLRPGSVRNAKDVLMDLYATDAEYSADSIEEVYERLEDASKRVLADEVTDQAAADVLEIIARVEDLNGRIRRNVMDTRRAVSFLLRSQMLSPDQQDEARQVLRDIDSIENHTAFLSDKVNFLMDATVGFININQNKIIKLFSVVSVALMPPTLIASIYGMNFKVMPELDWAEGYPYAIVLMIVSAAIPLVYFRRKGWLK
- the mtgA gene encoding monofunctional biosynthetic peptidoglycan transglycosylase, which encodes MMRWLGYVIGCFAAGVVALNLYFFAAIASWQVFNPASSAFMRAERMRLCGANLVTCGIDHRWVPYDQISRNLKRAVIASEDADFVSHSGWEVDAMLDAWEKNKRRGHVVAGGSTITQQLAKNLFLSGERHYLRKGEELVITWMLEFWLDKERILEIYLNSVEWGEGVFGAEAAAQHYFKRPASQLTVGQAARLAAALPAPKCFDKKRYCANVHISFTRKATVIANRMGSATLPD
- a CDS encoding energy transducer TonB family protein, which translates into the protein MAALANRPDWSGSSTLTKALVASLFLHVLLLFVRVVAPEAFDIKRDDPGLDVVLVNAKSSTAPAKPTAVAQVNLNGGGEYDRQRATTPLPAETEQQTGDVIKLTQRRIEYLEEEQRRLLTQSRSPAPLVNAHTVKPGEQPQPSPTNGTDDRTTQDEIARLQAEIDRNLENYAKRPRRNVLTAASARQADYARYYDAVRRKIETHGTANFPSLNGRPLYGELIIVISVNRDGQLGYNQDGYKIEGIEVAKSSGNPALDRQAVAIVRSTAPFGAFPVEMRKRVDIQDVVATFKFTRAGLETRLQTR
- a CDS encoding pectate lyase → MSIQIDRPNNHFQTPSTWNHDAGSSIDTSQLQRAVQLLDQVLQQLEARKLFGNMLNQPGADNAGQNHAGGHGGGHHGGSNGFGENGRFGSPHANSPAQPDLELPANKPNNGKHNTSASTPDTQTAPSSTSPTTGTAPTPTSTSATEGKVAYGVKPPEPTGVVDVSKPIVVKAGETFDGGGKYYRPTKEMGDGSQNEHQKPLFILEPGATLKNVQYSGGDGIHLLGSAKLDRVVNRQVGEDAITIDGAKNRAHDAKIAGIDPASIPGGTPKVEITNSAFYGAKDKLAQINGDVDLQVKGMYVNGAGKVFRTNGGDTQIKATVNVQDSNFQNVSEAVFRTDSKFSTASFSDDVKSDAPFDGLAPDKSQVTGTNKVSYKAYSG
- a CDS encoding YqiA/YcfP family alpha/beta fold hydrolase; this translates as MPASILYLHGFRSSPRSFKAQLLGQRMAAVGLAHAYACPMLPVSPRQAMAEIEALIADLSSRDGVAPALIGSSLGGYYATWLAERHGLRAAMLNPATRPDRDLAKYVGEQPLWHGGGTIRVEPHHLDELHALAVTAITQPERYYLLAATGDEVLDYREMLAHFPGAATRVIDGGDHGISDFARYMDEVLVFCGVPAGLLAAHPFDRQAGA
- a CDS encoding chorismate--pyruvate lyase family protein, coding for MSGAAMSYPRSPWRGALPPMAVYGRHWARWAVGVNSLTARLRAASSSFRVELLGQGRALPLRDEWRCLGLPRAAETLAREVLLICDEAPVVYAHTIVHPRSVAADWPFLRALGTQPLGHALFADPRVARGAFEFALLDGRHPLVKRAHAALGGTLPGAMARLPARRSVFRRGVSAMLVTEVFLPALAVFDPPPMM
- the aroE gene encoding shikimate dehydrogenase encodes the protein MISFEQAAILAAASAPPVDRYGVIGNPISHSKSPAIHAAFAQQTGQLMRYERIYAELIAFDETVFSFIREGGRGLNVTVPFKLDAYALATSLSLRAESAGAVNTLKFDGDAIFGDNTDGVGLMRDITHNIGNPLAGERVLLLGAGGAARGILLPLLEHKPSRVFIANRTADRAIGLVQRFEAAAKLHEVELVGGGFDDLAVSDVFDVVINATAGSLQAQVPPIEPTVFGPNALAYDMMYGSQPTVFMQFAKRHGARAWDGLGMLVEQAAESFLVWRGMRPDTAPVLQAMREGLQGEAAVAARAHQR
- the pyrF gene encoding orotidine-5'-phosphate decarboxylase, with the protein product MRFTEQLAAAWQRNNSLLCVGLDPDPARLPASLTTTGGAIFSFCRAIVDATADLVCAFKPQIAYFASQRAEDQLEQLIAYIHEAYPGIPVILDAKRGDIGSTAEHYAKEAFERYRADAVTVSPYMGFDSMQPYLVHPDKGVIVLCRTSNAGGSDVQFLETNGRPVYQVVAERARDAWNTSGQMGLVVGATFPQEIRRVREIVGDMPLLIPGIGVQGGDIEATVRAGRTADGTGMMINSSRAILYASSDSDFADAARGVAQATRDQINQYRN